The nucleotide window CAATTTTAAAATGATAATCTCTTAAAAATGGTACATATGCTTCGATACGCTCAAAAAATATTTGAATTTTTGGTTTGAAGACTTCATTCTTTTCTCCTTCAAAATACACATCAAAACTAAAATCTGATGTCACCTTTAGCGCAGTCGAAAGGTCTCTTTTAGTGTAAGTAAGCTTCGTAATGGTCTTGCAATTAGAAAGCGTAAAGCTTATTGATGGATTTTCTGGAATTTGATTTTCCTTTTTTCCCCAATATTTCACTAATGCTATATTACTTGGAGACTCCCATTTTACCGAGTCACTTTCTATGTGAGCATTATAATTTTTAAGAATAAAATCTTCGACTATCATAATCTAATTTTCTGCCGACAAAGATAGTAACTTTAGCATTGTTTTGTAGTTTCTTGCTGTGGCATTGACATTTAGTTTTTTCTCAAAATAATTGAGACTAAATTTTGCATTGCCGTAACCCTTGTCTGAATAGAAATAAATGCAATCATTTATAATCTTATACTCTTCTTTTTCATAGACTTTTTCGTAAGCTTTTTGCACTAAATTTTCTTGTGGCAAATGAGATAATATTGCAAAATAACTGCTTACTCTTTTGGCTTCGGGAAAGGGACAATCGTCAAATATTTTTTGTAATTGCTGCATTGTTCTTACCATTACAGAAATGTTAAAACCAAAATAGTCGATAATTAAATTTTGAAGAGAATTTTCTATCTTTTGAACATCAGGTTCTGCAACTTTAAAAATCACATTACCACTTTGTAAATAGGTTTTTACATTAGAAAAACCATTATTGGTTAACAGGTCTCTCAACTCAGCCATTGGCACTTTTCTGTGTCCGCCAACGTTAATCCCTCTTAGTAAAGCTACATATGTTTTCATGTATTTGCTATTGATTGGGATACAATATAGGCTCCCGTCCAAGCATTCTGAAAGTTAAACCCTCCTGTTACCGCATCTACATTAATAACCTCTCCTGCAAAAAATATATTAGGTATTAACTTACTTTCAAACGTTTTAAAGTTTACTTCTTTTAAGTCTACTCCACCTGCTGTAACAAATTCTTCTTTAAAGGTACTTTTGCCTGTTACCTGAAAAACTGCTTGTGTTAACTGCGCTGCTAGTGCACTCAGCTGCTCTTTATTGAGATCTGCCCAACGTTCGTTCTCAGAAATATTTGAAGCTAAGACTAGTTTCCTCCACAATCGTTTTGGTAGATCGAACTGCGCAGTGCCACAAATCTGTTTCTTGGCTAATTCTTGTTTTAAATCTTTTAATTGATTTATACAATTTTCAAAATCTTGTTTTATAAAGTTGATTTCTATTTCAAAATTATAATTAAGCTTTGCTAACTCCACCGCTCCATAAGCCGATAATTTTAAGATTGCTGGTGCACTCATGCCTACATGTGTTACAAGTAATGGCCCTTCAGAAAAAAGGCCTGTATTTAAAACTTTTACTTCTACATTTTGGGCTACAACTCCTGGTATATCTTTTATACGTTTGTCTTTTATATCAAACGTAAATAGTGATGGCACTGGCGGAACAATGGTATGACCCATATCTTCCAATAGCTTCCATACTTTTGGGTTGCTTCCTGTTGCCAAAACTATTTTTTTGGCTTCAACATCTCCTTGAGATGTAGTAACCTTAAATCTATTATCAATTGGTTTTATTGATTTTACAGAATGATTATAGAACACCTCAACCTTATGCTTTTTGGCTTCAAACAAAAAGCAATCTATAATGGTTTGCGAAGAGTTAGAGATTGGAAACATTCTGCCATCCTCCTCAATTTTCAATTCTACTCCACGCTCTTCAAACCAAGCAATGGTATCTCCTGTCATAAAAGTATGAAATGGACCAAGTAATTCCTTTTCGCCTCTTGGATAATTTTGCACCAACTCTGAAGGTATAAACTCTGCATGTGTAACATTGCAACGTCCTCCACCAGAAATTTTTACTTTTTGGAGACCTTCTTTGCCTCGTTCTAGAACAGCAACTGACAATTCTGGATGTTGTTCTGCAATATTGATTGCAGCAAAAAAACCAGCTGCACCTCCTCCAATAACAATGATATCTTTTTGTTCTTTCAAAATTTTGATTTAAGAAGATTTTATGACTAAATCTTTGCTATTAATTATGTCAATAGTTATTCTTATCGTTAGAAAACACAGTACAATGATACACCTTAAAAGATTAATATTAATAATGCTTATTGCGGTTTCTTGCCAATCTGCTGGTCAGCTTAAAATAGAAGGCAGTATTAATAATGCATTAGAAGAAGCTTCTGCTGCAGAGTTTATACCTCAATCTGACCTCATCTGGACCATTGAAGATTCTGGAAACGACAGTGACTTGTTTGGATTAGACGCTAGTGGAAAAATTGTAAAAAAAATGGCAATAACCAACGCTAGCAATATTGATTGGGAAGATTTAACATCTGATAAACAAGGTAATTTATATATAGGCGATTTTGGAAACAATAACGAAAAACGAAAGCATTTTAGGATTTTGAAAATAAATCATGACGACCTAGACCGCGAAACTGCTGAAGCAGAAATCATTGATTTCACTGTACCAAAAAAGAAGTATTCTAAAGACTTTGAAGCATTCTTTTTGTACAAAGACGCCTTTTACATTTTTAGCAAAGAGACAAAGAAGTTTATTATCTTGAAAGTTCCTAATTCTCCGGGTAAGCATGAAGCTGTATTAAATCATGAATTTAATTTAAATGGTAAGCATAATAAAATTACCTCTGCAGATATTAGTGATGACGGCAAAACTATTGTGTTACTAAACCATGATAAACTATGGAAACTCTCTAATTTTAACGATGATGATTTCTTCTCTGGAGTGATTGAAGAACTACAGTTTAATAACAATACCCAAAAAGAAGGTGTTTGTTTTAAAACCAGTTCTGAAGTTTATATCACGGACGAACGCAATGGTGATGAAGGTGGCAATATATACAGTTTTGTGCTTAACTAAAAATTAAGTCCAAAACCAAATGAAAATCTTAAACCATCTGCACCTGTAAAGAAGTTAAACGTACCTGCTACAGACTCTGCTGCTGCTACCCAAAATCCTCCACCATAAGAGTTATGCCATTTTCTAGAATTGTCATTTTTTACCCATACTCTACCTACATCTAAACCTGAAAAAACACCGATTTGCATAGGGAACCAACCTGTTTTAAAAGTATTAAAACTATAACGTAAATCTGCGTTAGTAACTAAAGAGTTTTTACCGGTAAATCGTTCTGTACGGTAACCTCTTAGTCCTGCACCACCATCTCCAATATTTGCGCCTTGATAAAACAAAAAGTCATCTCCAAAACGCAATTGAGTTCTTATATCTGTTTTTAGAACAAGTTTTCTATTAACACTTAATGCATTGTATAATCCTAAATGTGCATTTACATAACCAAAGATGTTATTAAACGCTTCTATTTCTGTTTTTGTACCTGCTACTATATTAAAATCCATACCACGAGAGGTTGCAATTTCATCATCTGCACTGTGATATTTATACTGAGCCTCAAGAGCTGTAAAGAAACGTCTCTTGTAAAAATCCTTATTTGAAGGTGGTATAAAATCGGTAATAAATCTATTTTCAGTGGCATCTAACTCTATACCTTCAAAAACAGCTCTAAGTCCATACTCACTTCCATACCCAGAATTTTTAACTGCACCTACATTAACACCAATAATACTTGTTTTTACACGATTGTAATCTAAATCTAGATCGTCGTCATTATTTTCGGTTTCATTTCCGATACCAAAAAAGTTGTTTGTAAAATTTGCACTTGTAAAAACACCTCCTAAATTTAAATTCCACTCGCCAAAAATATTAGCAAACTGTCCTTTGTATCTTAGATCAAAACCTTTGGTGGCAAAATAATAACCTGACCTAAACTTATGCTGTTGCGAAAACGGATTGCGCTCAAACCCCTTAGTTGTTTTTGTTAAACTAACACCAACTTTAAATCCATCATCTGGATTAAAACCTATGCTAGGTGTAACAATGCTCGTTCTTTTTATAAACTTCTGAAAATCGTACAAATTAGATTTATAGTTATCGGTAAATTTAATTTTTGCGCCTTTGTTTTGTTCAATCGTATTTTTTTTAGATTTATGGTCGTACACCTTTATACGTCTACCGTTATTAATTTTATAAATATCATTGCCTTGCCCACCAATTATGCGTGTGTAAATTAAGTTATTGGCCTTACCGTTAACTTCAATAATATCATCATCGTCTAGGGCATAGACCCAAATTTCTTTAGTAACATCTCTATGATACGTTCTGTCTACAATTACATCTGCTTTTTCGCCACCTTTATTTCGCCAAATCTGCACTCTGGTTTCATTATCTGCTATTCTGGTAATTTCAATAAAATCATCCTTGTCCGTTGCTGTAAGTATTACCAATTCATCTAAATAGTTTGAATAACGCGTTGCAATGTCTAACAAGTTATCTCGCCTACCTTTTAATTTTGTCTTTATGTCTTCTATGGTTTTTCCTTGAATAGCTTTTGGTAAATTTGAAAATGCATCCTCTACCACCTCATCCGTTATTTGAGTTTGAAGAAATTTTGCCTGCTCTAACCATACGGACTTATCGGATTGTTTTATTAGTGCTTTATCTAACTTATGCCCAGCACTATTCATCCATCTTATATCTTTTAATTCTGCATCATAGACCTGAAGTTGATTGGTTGCGCTTGAAATTGCGCGTCCTACATCTAGTAAAGTACCATCAAAATTAGAAAACACCTGATCTCTATCTCTAGGGATAGCTCTATATAATTTATCGCCATTAGGTTGATTAAATTGTGCCCAGCGCCATTGGTCTTGGTGTCTATCCCAATCACCTACAAGCATATCAAATAGTCGTGCCCTAACAAAAGCAACCTCATCGATTTTGTACTCTTCGTCCTTTCTAATTTTTTCAATGATATCGTGTGTACTTTCTATATCATCTGCATATCCAAAATTTTCTTCGTCTGTGTAGTTGTCTTCTGGACGTTCTTCTATCATGTATAACTCTCCGCCATACGCATCGTTATACTTTCCTAAATGTTTATGTTTTGGTATATAATACAATTTTGGATTTGTGTGCAGTACGTGGGCTGCATCTGATAATTTAGGTATAGCCAGAAAGGCATAAGGGTGTGCAGCGGTATAGAAATCTAAAATGAGATCTTCAACAATAGTTTCGTCAAATTCATTTTTTACAAAATTATCTTTAAATACAACAGTTTGAATATACTGCGTTGCGCTCTTACGCAAAGCGCGCATGTTTAACTCCCTTCCGTCTTTTAACTTTAATCTTAAAGAACGTGTCTGGTGGCCACCACCTTTACGTACAATATCTAAGCCACCGTATAGCGTATCTAAAGTAGCGACTTTTGCTGTAATCTTTTTGCTGTAGACATCTCTGTAGTTTTCACCCCAAACAGCCTCAAAAAAACCTGTTTTATTAGTTTCTTCTTTTGAATATATAGAGACTTCTACTGTATTTGGAAAGCTATCTGGTAATTTAGAAATATCAAAATCTGGTTTGTTAGGTGGTATTATTTCTTTTTGAAAAATGGCTTTTGGCTCCCCATTTACAGCACTAAAGAACTGCACCCAAGAACTACCATCCTTAAAAACCACAAGCTTTGCAAAACCCTGTTTACCATACGAAAACAAGCCATTATCACTTAAAGTTGCATAAGATTCTTTGGCGCCAGACCCAGAAACAATCTGTTTTATCCTTCCTTCTTCGATATATTGTAAGGTGTGCTCGTGGCCAGATACAAAAACTAATTTTGGGCTATCGACGGCCAAGGTTTCTAATCGTTTCATTAATTCATTATAACGCTCGTTGTAACGATCCTGAATTGACACACCTCCTTGTGTTCTAATTTGAGCAACAATAGTTGCTAAACCTGGCACTGGTATTTTTTTCTGGCCAGGAAAAATATGTTTTGAAGCTGCAAATTGCCCTCCATGTACGCCATTAGTATACATTGGATGATGCATTGCAAAGACAATAGTTTTATTTTGTGCTTTTTTTAATTCTCCTTCTACCTCTAAAAAAAAACGTTCTCTGGTTTTAATTTCGCAGTCGTCATTTATTCCTGGATTATCATTCCAATTTTCTAGGTACCATTGTGTGTCTATAATAATAAGTTGTACGGTTTCACTAACATCTAAGCTTTCTAGAGGGCAACCATTTTCTGGTTGAAATGTGTTTTTCCCTAACGCTTTTTCTATATACTTTTCTTGGCGCTTTACTCCTTTTATTCCATCTGCATACCAATCGTGGTTACCAGGAATAAATATGGTTTCTCCTTTAAAACCGTTAACTGCACCAATTTGAGCGTTAAGTGCATTCTCAGCATCAGTTCTGTTTTTATGTTCTTTTTTTGGTAAACCTGCAGGGTAAATATTATCACCTAAGTAAATTGCATAGTCGTCTTTAGAATTGTTTTGGACAGCAAGATGTTTTTTAAAAGCCATTAAAGCGTCCGAATAACCATTTATTGGAGATTTACCAGCATCACCTACCAAATAAAACACATTGTCAACTGGCTTATCTGGTAAATTTTGAATGGTAAAATCGTCTTTTGCATACTGTACTTTATATGTAGCACATGCATGACTTAAAATAACTAAAATAAGTATTGTAATTTTTCTGTATATCAATTTCATATTTTGTTTTTGTAGCTTAAAATGGTATGAGATAAAGTTAAGAACTGCATGAGAGCATGGAGCATCCTGCTTTGTGTCTTGCCCATTCTGGGCGTTTAGCAAACCACTTTTGGTTTTCTGGTTGATTATTATATGGTTTTTTTAGCATTTTGAATAATTCATCAATTAAACTATAATCACCTTCGTTTGCTTTGTCTATTGCTAACTGTGCCATATAATTTCTAAGTACGTACTTAGGGTTTATGGCGTTCATTTTTAATTGTCTCTCGGAATCTGTTAATGATTCTGAATTTAATCTTTTATCGTATGTATTAAACCATACTTCCCATTTTTTTTTCTTGTCATCCCTTATTTCTTCTGGATTGTAAAAGGCAGCTTGAACTGTTTTTATTCCCTCA belongs to Winogradskyella sp. J14-2 and includes:
- a CDS encoding SdiA-regulated domain-containing protein; amino-acid sequence: MIHLKRLILIMLIAVSCQSAGQLKIEGSINNALEEASAAEFIPQSDLIWTIEDSGNDSDLFGLDASGKIVKKMAITNASNIDWEDLTSDKQGNLYIGDFGNNNEKRKHFRILKINHDDLDRETAEAEIIDFTVPKKKYSKDFEAFFLYKDAFYIFSKETKKFIILKVPNSPGKHEAVLNHEFNLNGKHNKITSADISDDGKTIVLLNHDKLWKLSNFNDDDFFSGVIEELQFNNNTQKEGVCFKTSSEVYITDERNGDEGGNIYSFVLN
- a CDS encoding NAD(P)/FAD-dependent oxidoreductase is translated as MKEQKDIIVIGGGAAGFFAAINIAEQHPELSVAVLERGKEGLQKVKISGGGRCNVTHAEFIPSELVQNYPRGEKELLGPFHTFMTGDTIAWFEERGVELKIEEDGRMFPISNSSQTIIDCFLFEAKKHKVEVFYNHSVKSIKPIDNRFKVTTSQGDVEAKKIVLATGSNPKVWKLLEDMGHTIVPPVPSLFTFDIKDKRIKDIPGVVAQNVEVKVLNTGLFSEGPLLVTHVGMSAPAILKLSAYGAVELAKLNYNFEIEINFIKQDFENCINQLKDLKQELAKKQICGTAQFDLPKRLWRKLVLASNISENERWADLNKEQLSALAAQLTQAVFQVTGKSTFKEEFVTAGGVDLKEVNFKTFESKLIPNIFFAGEVINVDAVTGGFNFQNAWTGAYIVSQSIANT
- a CDS encoding DUF1697 domain-containing protein codes for the protein MKTYVALLRGINVGGHRKVPMAELRDLLTNNGFSNVKTYLQSGNVIFKVAEPDVQKIENSLQNLIIDYFGFNISVMVRTMQQLQKIFDDCPFPEAKRVSSYFAILSHLPQENLVQKAYEKVYEKEEYKIINDCIYFYSDKGYGNAKFSLNYFEKKLNVNATARNYKTMLKLLSLSAEN
- a CDS encoding metallophosphoesterase codes for the protein MKLIYRKITILILVILSHACATYKVQYAKDDFTIQNLPDKPVDNVFYLVGDAGKSPINGYSDALMAFKKHLAVQNNSKDDYAIYLGDNIYPAGLPKKEHKNRTDAENALNAQIGAVNGFKGETIFIPGNHDWYADGIKGVKRQEKYIEKALGKNTFQPENGCPLESLDVSETVQLIIIDTQWYLENWNDNPGINDDCEIKTRERFFLEVEGELKKAQNKTIVFAMHHPMYTNGVHGGQFAASKHIFPGQKKIPVPGLATIVAQIRTQGGVSIQDRYNERYNELMKRLETLAVDSPKLVFVSGHEHTLQYIEEGRIKQIVSGSGAKESYATLSDNGLFSYGKQGFAKLVVFKDGSSWVQFFSAVNGEPKAIFQKEIIPPNKPDFDISKLPDSFPNTVEVSIYSKEETNKTGFFEAVWGENYRDVYSKKITAKVATLDTLYGGLDIVRKGGGHQTRSLRLKLKDGRELNMRALRKSATQYIQTVVFKDNFVKNEFDETIVEDLILDFYTAAHPYAFLAIPKLSDAAHVLHTNPKLYYIPKHKHLGKYNDAYGGELYMIEERPEDNYTDEENFGYADDIESTHDIIEKIRKDEEYKIDEVAFVRARLFDMLVGDWDRHQDQWRWAQFNQPNGDKLYRAIPRDRDQVFSNFDGTLLDVGRAISSATNQLQVYDAELKDIRWMNSAGHKLDKALIKQSDKSVWLEQAKFLQTQITDEVVEDAFSNLPKAIQGKTIEDIKTKLKGRRDNLLDIATRYSNYLDELVILTATDKDDFIEITRIADNETRVQIWRNKGGEKADVIVDRTYHRDVTKEIWVYALDDDDIIEVNGKANNLIYTRIIGGQGNDIYKINNGRRIKVYDHKSKKNTIEQNKGAKIKFTDNYKSNLYDFQKFIKRTSIVTPSIGFNPDDGFKVGVSLTKTTKGFERNPFSQQHKFRSGYYFATKGFDLRYKGQFANIFGEWNLNLGGVFTSANFTNNFFGIGNETENNDDDLDLDYNRVKTSIIGVNVGAVKNSGYGSEYGLRAVFEGIELDATENRFITDFIPPSNKDFYKRRFFTALEAQYKYHSADDEIATSRGMDFNIVAGTKTEIEAFNNIFGYVNAHLGLYNALSVNRKLVLKTDIRTQLRFGDDFLFYQGANIGDGGAGLRGYRTERFTGKNSLVTNADLRYSFNTFKTGWFPMQIGVFSGLDVGRVWVKNDNSRKWHNSYGGGFWVAAAESVAGTFNFFTGADGLRFSFGFGLNF